From the genome of Carassius gibelio isolate Cgi1373 ecotype wild population from Czech Republic chromosome B10, carGib1.2-hapl.c, whole genome shotgun sequence, one region includes:
- the LOC127966163 gene encoding uncharacterized protein LOC127966163, translating into MQQSVGVSEAMSTRPKRLIRQPSYLKDYEVSAMHYQRPSSVAPPAPRESQSSQSHVTWNELYPPPDDNSLSFEESFLDTSRQSYPPMPYRTEGVPQSRLLSESMRYDSVSHHDTREGELTASARAPLAVQRDQSRERWPMPPLATSDDFQASEIEEPNEELPPPPWPTPDDPPIFAVGEEMRMINVLDRMMSELQLMKESVASNVLMPTHSHSTPRVVGPSQTRGGFDQYNAKVCTPRPATYSTVSHPPPVYHSDVGSARRSGVRPGMNQSYPTQSTHFSPGSVTLGGEYRGPTPKIPLFIRNDPMEFSRLKLALTNLLPADASELFKYQILVDHVKLEEACLIADSFINSPMPYTDTMIALTEKFGQPHQVALKRIAAVMDSSEVRRGDIAAFERFSLQVQSLVGMLQTLGPDGEVELRCGSHVARLLTKLPPEMRANFRRQMFQHSGHTHTLLDLAKWLRYESWCQGYDSTSGISGQGTSGYRVERKRSRPAATVLHGSESGQGRAIKTEGPSVQQRKSRVKPYCPFCECTEHFLNKCPAIQKLTKEEVIEWIRINKRCWRCGRAHMAAQCDLKRLCDVCNGKHLRVLHDANSRSSAEPPKSENCLVSTSTDVLYVDRPSATSRVLLKVVRVLLRNGGRTLDTYAILDDGSERTMLLPEAVDILNLQKKPEELALRTIRQEVQTLRGSAVSFTISPLANPKRNFRIREAFTSQRLGLADHSYPVASLKRRYKHLADLPLESFERVKPLILIGADYPNLLTPVEPVRLGPPGGPVAIRTRLGWTLQGPAHFTQWMSPTQQCLLTGVSGQTAELLQDVERLWQMDILPYQSSRLAMRSKQDREAVELLEAKTQRVQVGNILRYATPLLRRPNVPPLRAPIKAVLPNLRSLERRLGQDPLRAQEHSAAIHKLVEGGAVKEVDPKETSTTDESWYIPHHVVSHNGKNRLVFNCSFKFQGISLNDTLLPGPTLGPSLLGVLLRFREHAVAVSGDIRAMFHQVRLLPEDRSLLRFIWRDMRRDESPDVYEWQVLPFGTACSPCCATFALQMHARNHPGPGGVVTHSVEHCFYVDNCLQSVPNTDEAKVLVDSLRSVLSSGGFEIRQWACNKPEVLQHLPTEARSDNMEGWLSKNESGLSEPILGLNWQWGTDTLGYKSRTLQYTSLTMRNVYKVVARQYDPLGFIAPYTTRAKLIVQSMWDKPRDWDDPLLPADLQRAWMEWESELPLLSSITLPRPYTPTYAQQEITSRQIHVFSDASEKAYGSVSYMRTEDTQGRVYLAFIAARSRVAPRKQHSVPRLELCGALTAAQLAKTIERELTVKLDQIVLWSDSTTVLTWLRSESCRFKVFVGTRVAEIQELTAGCTWRYVDSARNPADDVTRGKTLAELVMPNRWSQGPSFLLKGPAEWPSSPGEVSGLDTSEYRKPTSCGVVCSVDGKETTLGQSFSSWKALVEAVAEEAHGAADLKKPLSAEDYRQAELTVFRRSQSACFAEELSRLKAGRLVGRSGRLLTLSPELDPVEGVIRVGGRLRRAELLDPAFKHPIILDPSYWTTKLLIQDYDARLCHPGTERVFAEIRRQFWILRGREAIKRVQYQCQECRRWKSKPSIPKMSDLPVARLRLYKPAFYSTGVDCFGPFQVKLGRRSEKRWGIIYKCLTTRAVHLDLIHGMDADSFLMSLRRFIARRGTPAELYSDQGTNFRGGEKELSECFRSMSSDLRQLLAKQKIDFHFNPPAAPHFGGTWEREIKSVKAALYTVIGVQPISEEVLYTVLLEVEAILNSKPLGYTSSDVVDLDAITPNVLLMGRPDGALPQVVYPKSEGLSRRRWRHCQVIADHFWARFIRSYLPTLQHRQKWHGAPEDLTVGSVVLLIDPQFPRALWPIGRVVAVHCSADGHVRSADIQVKDKVYTRPVARLITLPTIPDTEVDEQCTPGATDST; encoded by the coding sequence ATGCAGCAGAGTGTTGGAGTATCAGAGGCCATGTCCACCCGGCCTAAGCGTTTAATCAGACAGCCCTCTTATTTGAAAGACTATGAGGTCAGTGCTATGCATTACCAGAGACCGAGTTCAGTGGCACCGCCCGCACCAAGAGAAAGCCAAAGCTCACAGTCTCATGTGACGTGGAATGAGCTTTACCCGCCTCCAGATGATAACTCTCTAAGCTTCGAGGAGAGCTTCCTAGACACTTCCAGACAGTCTTATCCCCCTATGCCTTACAGAACGGAGGGAGTACCACAGAGCAGGTTACTGAGTGAGAGTATGCGGTATGATTCAGTTTCACATCATGATACTAGAGAGGGTGAATTGACAGCCTCAGCCAGAGCGCCATTAGCAGTACAGCGAGATCAGTCCCGAGAGAGATGGCCCATGCCACCCCTTGCTACATCGGATGACTTTCAGGCTTCAGAGATAGAGGAGCCTAATGAAGAGTTACCTCCCCCACCGTGGCCTACACCAGATGACCCTCCGATATTTGCAGTTGGTGAAGAAATGCGTATGATTAATGTCTTGGATCGGATGATGAGCGAGTTGCAGCTCATGAAAGAGAGTGTTGCCTCTAATGTCCTGATGCCCACTCATTCACACTCCACCCCGAGAGTGGTAGGCCCTTCCCAGACTAGAGGAGGTTTTGATCAGTACAATGCCAAGGTTTGTACTCCGAGGCCAGCAACTTATTCTACTGTTTCACATCCACCCCCTGTTTATCATTCAGATGTGGGCTCTGCACGGAGGAGTGGAGTCCGACCTGGCATGAATCAGTCATACCCTACTCAAAGTACACATTTCTCCCCTGGGTCAGTGACATTGGGAGGGGAGTACCGGGGGCCTACGCCGAAGATTCCCCTTTTCATTCGTAATGACCCGATGGAGTTCTCTCGTCTGAAGTTAGCCCTAACTAATCTGTTGCCGGCCGATGCTTCAGAGCTTTTTAAGTACCAGATTCTGGTGGATCATGTAAAGCTAGAAGAGGCTTGTCTCATTGCAGACTCCTTTATTAATTCACCTATGCCATATACCGACACAATGATCGCCTTAACAGAGAAGTTTGGACAGCCGCATCAAGTCGCCTTGAAGAGGATCGCTGCGGTGATGGATTCATCTGAGGTGAGAAGAGGGGATATAGCTGCCTTTGAGAGGTTTTCTCTGCAGGTGCAGTCGCTTGTGGGTATGCTGCAGACGTTAGGTCCAGATGGGGAGGTTGAATTACGATGTGGCTCACATGTTGCTCGATTGCTCACCAAGCTTCCACCAGAGATGCGAGCAAACTTCCGTCGTCAGATGTTCCAGCATTCTGGTCACACGCATACATTGCTGGATCTTGCAAAATGGCTACGTTATGAGTCATGGTGCCAAGGCTATGACTCCACTTCAGGTATCAGTGGTCAGGGAACATCAGGCTATCGGGTTGAGAGGAAACGCAGCAGACCAGCAGCTACAGTGTTGCATGGATCGGAGAGTGGACAGGGCAGAGCGATTAAAACGGAAGGCCCTTCAGTGCAGCAAAGGAAGAGCAGAGTAAAGCCATATTGCCCATTTTGTGAGTGTACAGAACACTTCCTTAATAAATGTCCAGCGATACAGAAGCTCACGAAAGAGGAGGTTATTGAATGGATAAGGATCAATAAGAGATGTTGGAGATGTGGAAGAGCACATATGGCCGCCCAGTGTGATCTAAAGAGGTTATGTGATGTGTGTAATGGGAAGCACTTGAGAGTCTTGCATGATGCCAACTCACGCTCTTCAGCCGAGCCGCCGAAATCTGAGAATTGCCTGGTGAGTACCAGCACGGACGTTCTTTACGTAGATCGGCCCTCGGCTACTTCTCGTGTATTGTTGAAAGTTGTAAGAGTGTTACTGCGCAATGGAGGCAGAACGTTAGACACCTATGCGATTCTGGATGATGGGTCCGAACGCACAATGCTCCTCCCAGAAGCAGTTGACATCTTAAACTTGCAGAAGAAGCCAGAAGAGCTCGCCCTCCGTACCATCCGTCAGGAAGTTCAGACACTTCGAGGATCTGCTGTCTCATTCACTATATCACCCCTTGCAAATCCCAAGAGGAACTTTCGGATTAGGGAAGCGTTCACATCACAGCGTTTGGGTTTAGCAGACCATTCCTATCCGGTGGCCAGTTTGAAGAGAAGGTATAAGCACTTGGCGGATCTTCCCCTGGAGTCATTTGAACGGGTTAAGCCACTCATTCTGATTGGAGCAGACTATCCGAACTTACTTACCCCTGTTGAGCCGGTGAGATTGGGCCCTCCAGGAGGACCTGTAGCCATTCGCACAAGGCTGGGATGGACGCTCCAAGGGCCAGCACATTTCACACAATGGATGTCACCTACTCAACAATGTCTTCTGACTGGTGTTTCAGGCCAAACTGCCGAGCTTTTGCAGGATGTGGAGAGGCTTTGGCAGATGGATATCTTGCCATATCAAAGCAGTAGACTGGCTATGCGGTCGAAGCAGGATAGAGAAGCCGTGGAGCTGTTGGAAGCCAAGACTCAACGAGTGCAAGTTGGAAACATTCTTAGATATGCAACGCCGTTGTTACGGAGGCCGAATGTTCCCCCCCTTAGAGCGCCTATCAAAGCCGTCCTACCTAATCTCCGGAGTCTTGAGAGACGTTTGGGTCAAGACCCATTACGTGCCCAGGAGCACAGTGCAGCGATCCACAAGTTAGTGGAAGGTGGAGCAGTCAAGGAAGTTGACCCCAAAGAGACCTCTACTACAGATGAGTCGTGGTACATTCCACACCATGTTGTGAGCCACAACGGGAAGAATCGGTTGGTCTTCAACTGTTCCTTCAAGTTCCAAGGTATAAGTCTGAATGACACCCTCCTTCCCGGTCCTACGCTGGGCCCCTCACTCCTGGGAGTCCTGTTGCGCTTTAGGGAACACGCGGTAGCAGTCAGTGGCGACATTCGAGCAATGTTCCATCAGGTTCGACTCCTACCGGAGGATAGGTCACTTCTTAGATTCATATGGCGTGATATGAGACGGGATGAAAGCCCTGACGTCTACGAGTGGCAAGTTCTACCCTTCGGTACTGCCTGCTCACCGTGCTGTGCCACTTTTGCTCTTCAGATGCATGCAAGAAATCATCCTGGGCCAGGAGGGGTAGTGACACATTCAGTGGAACACTGCTTCTATGTGGACAATTGTCTCCAGAGTGTTCCCAACACAGACGAAGCCAAGGTGTTGGTTGACAGTCTCAGGTCAGTGTTATCCTCTGGAGGGTTTGAGATCAGGCAATGGGCTTGCAATAAGCCAGAAGTTCTTCAGCACCTACCAACAGAAGCAAGGTCAGATAACATGGAGGGATGGCTTTCAAAGAATGAGTCTGGATTGTCAGAACCGATCCTTGGGCTCAATTGGCAGTGGGGGACAGACACCTTAGGCTACAAGAGCCGGACTCTACAGTACACATCCCTAACCATGAGAAATGTCTATAAAGTGGTCGCCAGACAATACGACCCCCTGGGATTTATCGCACCCTACACAACTCGCGCCAAGCTGATTGTCCAAAGCATGTGGGACAAACCGCGTGATTGGGACGACCCCCTCTTACCCGCAGACTTGCAACGGGCATGGATGGAGTGGGAATCAGAGTTGCCCTTGTTGTCGAGTATTACGCTACCCAGACCTTATACTCCCACTTATGCCCAGCAGGAGATCACCTCTCGGCAGATTCACGTGTTTAGTGATGCCTCCGAAAAGGCTTATGGGTCAGTGTCTTACATGAGGACAGAAGACACTCAGGGTAGAGTCTATTTGGCTTTCATAGCAGCCAGATCCAGAGTAGCACCCCGCAAACAGCACTCTGTTCCCCGTCTTGAACTTTGTGGTGCCTTGACAGCAGCTCAACTTGCCAAGACCATCGAGAGAGAGCTGACCGTGAAGTTGGATCAGATTGTTCTTTGGAGTGACTCGACAACAGTGCTGACATGGTTGCGGTCTGAGTCATGCCGCTTCAAGGTGTTCGTGGGTACTCGTGTGGCAGAGATCCAGGAGCTCACAGCAGGATGTACCTGGCGCTATGTAGACTCTGCACGGAACCCAGCCGACGATGTCACCAGGGGAAAGACATTAGCAGAACTAGTCATGCCTAATCGTTGGAGTCAAGGCCCATCCTTCCTTCTTAAAGGACCTGCTGAATGGCCATCCTCACCGGGAGAGGTGTCAGGACTTGATACCTCAGAATACAGGAAGCCAACTTCCTGTGGAGTGGTATGCAGTGTGGATGGGAAAGAAACCACTCTAGGCCAGTCATTCTCATCTTGGAAAGCTCTGGTAGAGGCAGTAGCAGAGGAGGCTCACGGGGCGGCTGACCTGAAGAAGCCCTTGTCTGCAGAGGACTATCGGCAAGCAGAGTTGACGGTTTTCCGTAGAAGTCAATCAGCGTGCTTTGCAGAGGAGCTGAGTCGTCTCAAAGCTGGAAGGTTGGTAGGTCGGAGTGGCCGGCTTCTTACCCTCTCCCCAGAGCTAGACCCGGTCGAGGGAGTGATTCGAGTAGGAGGTAGACTCCGACGTGCAGAGCTGCTGGACCCTGCGTTCAAACATCCAATTATTTTGGACCCTTCATATTGGACGACTAAGCTGCTTATCCAGGATTATGATGCACGTTTGTGTCACCCAGGAACAGAGCGGGTCTTCGCAGAAATACGGCGTCAGTTCTGGATCCTCCGAGGTAGAGAAGCGATTAAGAGGGTTCAGTATCAATGTCAAGAGTGCAGGAGATGGAAATCCAAGCCATCAATCCCGAAGATGTCTGATTTACCAGTAGCCCGTTTACGGTTATACAAGCCAGCGTTCTACTCGACTGGAGTAGATTGTTTTGGACCGTTCCAAGTCAAATTGGGGAGGCGTTCAGAGAAAAGATGGGGTATCATTTATAAGTGCCTCACCACCCGAGCAGTGCACTTGGACCTCATACACGGGATGGATGCCGACTCCTTTCTGATGAGTCTCAGAAGATTCATTGCTCGCCGAGGGACTCCAGCGGAGCTCTACTCAGACCAGGGTACAAATTTTAGAGGAGGCGAGAAGGAGCTCAGTGAATGCTTCCGCAGTATGTCCTCAGATCTCAGACAACTTCTTGCCAAACAAAAGATTGACTTCCATTTCAATCCTCCTGCCGCACCTCATTTTGGGGGTACGTGGGAGCGGGAAATCAAGTCTGTCAAGGCAGCTTTGTACACGGTCATAGGAGTTCAGCCAATCTCTGAAGAGGTACTGTACACAGTTCTTCTCGAAGTTGAGGCTATCTTAAATTCGAAGCCGCTGGGTTACACCTCGTCTGATGTTGTTGACTTGGATGCTATAACCCCAAATGTTCTCCTCATGGGGCGGCCAGATGGGGCACTGCCCCAAGTAGTGTATCCTAAGAGTGAAGGACTGAGCAGACGAAGATGGCGACATTGCCAAGTTATAGCGGATCACTTCTGGGCCAGGTTCATTCGGAGTTATTTGCCAACCTTGCAGCACAGGCAGAAGTGGCATGGAGCCCCAGAGGATCTGACAGTGGGCTCAGTAGTTCTGTTGATAGACCCACAGTTCCCCAGAGCACTCTGGCCCATTGGTAGAGTGGTTGCAGTACATTGTAGTGCAGATGGTCACGTGAGGTCTGCGGATATCCAAGTCAAGGATAAGGTTTATACCAGACCCGTTGCCCGGCTGATTACTCTTCCAACGATACCTGACACTGAAGTGGATGAGCAATGCACTCCAGGTGCAACAGATTCAACTTAG